TGATGCGCGATCTGGTGCTGGGGCTGGAAGTGGTGCTGCCCGATGGCTCGGTGCTGTCGGAACTGACCACGCTGCGCAAGAACAATGTGGGCTATGACCTGAAGCAGTTGTTCATCGGTGCCGAGGGTACGCTCGGCATCGTCACGGCGGCGTCGTTGAAGCTGTTCCCACCCTTGCGCGCCACCCGCACCATCTTCTTTGCGCTGCCGTCACTCGCCGACGGGCCGCGCCTGTTGTCGCTGTGCCGGGAATTCACCGGTGACGCGGTGGAGAGCTTCGAGCTGATCCCGCGCCAGGGCATCGATTTCGCCACCGCCCATGTTCCCGGCACGGTCGACCCGCTTGAAGGCCGGCCCGAATGGACGGTGCTGACCGACATCTCCGGCCGGTCCGACGAACGGCTGCAGGAGGATCTGGATCATCTGGTCGAGGCGGCGTTCCAGGCCGGTCTGGTCACCGATGGCACCATCGCCCAGTCGGAAGCCCAGTCCAAGGCCTTGTGGCTGCTGCGGGAGGCGATCGTCGAAGGTCAGCGCCTGGCCCCGGGCATCCAGATCAAGCATGATGTCAGCGTTCAGGTCAGCGACATGCCCGGCTTCGTGCATGCCGCATCGGAAGCGGTGTGGCGCATCCATCCCGATGCCCTGATCAACCCGTTCGGCCATCTGGGTGACGGCAATATCCATTTCAACGTCACATTGCCCGCCGGCAGCCCGCCCGATGCGGTCAAGGGCGTGTCGGAGATCGTGTATCGGATCATCGATGATTTCGGCGGCTCGATCAGCGCCGAGCATGGCATCGGCCGGCTGAAGGCTGTGGCCTATGCCGCGCGCTGCCCGAAGCCCCGCGCCGATCTGGCGGCCCGGCTGCGCAAGGCCGTGGACCCGAAGGGGATCATGAACCCGTCGGTGTTCCGCCCCGCGCGCTGACCGGCGCTGGCGGCATGCCCGGCCGGCGATAGGCGCCGGGCGTGCTGCCGGTCCAGGCCTTGAACGCGCGATGGAACACGGCGGCCGAATCGAAGCCCAGATCGGCGGCGATGGCGGCGACCGGCCGGTCGGTGCGGGTGAGGTCGCGGATCGCGATGTCGCGGCGCAGCGCATCCTTCACCGCCCGAAAGCTGGTGCCCTCGTCGGCAAGCCGGCGGGTGAGCGTGCGGGTGGACTGGCCGAGCGCCGCCGCGATCGCGGGCAGGTCATGGGCGGTACCCAGCCGACGGGCAATCTCGTCACGCACCCGGTCGGCGACGCGCTGTTCGCGCAGTGTGGTGAACAGCCATTGCCGCGGGGCCGCGTGCAGGAAGGGCAGCATGTCCTGCCGGCTGCGTCGGAACCGTTCGCGGCCGATCGCGGCCGGCATGCGCAGCGCCGTCATCGGCGCATCGAAGCTGACCGGGCAGGGGAAGAGCAGGGCGTGGTCGTCGAGGTGCGGCGGCGGCGGAAAGGCGAAATCGACGCCGGTCACCGGCGTTTCGCGCCCCGCCAGCCACGAGGTAACGCCATGATGCAGCTTCATCATCAGGACATGGCCGAAGGGGCGGATACGGGCATCCGGCGATGCCGGCTCCAGCGTCACCTCGATGACCTCGCCATCGCGCCGGCAATCGAGTCGCCAGTCGTCGAGCAGCAGGTTCCACACCCGGGTGAAGCGGTAGAGGGCGGTCAGGATCGAGGGGGCATCCAGAATGGCGGTGCACAGCAGCTTGAGTGACCCGGTGCGGATGCGCCGCGACCACAATCCCATCATCTCGTCGCCGGTGCCGA
The Tistrella bauzanensis DNA segment above includes these coding regions:
- a CDS encoding AraC family transcriptional regulator produces the protein MQDRIGDTLSTDFVHGLLDAAATIAPADRLRGFVVAAGIAPDLLDTPSARVTRDQMVALYQRVAIGTGDEMMGLWSRRIRTGSLKLLCTAILDAPSILTALYRFTRVWNLLLDDWRLDCRRDGEVIEVTLEPASPDARIRPFGHVLMMKLHHGVTSWLAGRETPVTGVDFAFPPPPHLDDHALLFPCPVSFDAPMTALRMPAAIGRERFRRSRQDMLPFLHAAPRQWLFTTLREQRVADRVRDEIARRLGTAHDLPAIAAALGQSTRTLTRRLADEGTSFRAVKDALRRDIAIRDLTRTDRPVAAIAADLGFDSAAVFHRAFKAWTGSTPGAYRRPGMPPAPVSARGGTPTGS
- a CDS encoding FAD-binding oxidoreductase — its product is MPAAAAALSPSAFIDLLVAITGPRGVITAEGDMAPYLEDWRKLYRGHALAVVRPASTDEVAAIVRLCAGAGVAVVPQGGNTGLVGGAVPDGDARSILLQLGRMNRVRSIDPIDYSMVVEAGCVLEAVQGAARDAGRKFPLSLGAEGTAQIGGLIATNAGGIHVMRYGMMRDLVLGLEVVLPDGSVLSELTTLRKNNVGYDLKQLFIGAEGTLGIVTAASLKLFPPLRATRTIFFALPSLADGPRLLSLCREFTGDAVESFELIPRQGIDFATAHVPGTVDPLEGRPEWTVLTDISGRSDERLQEDLDHLVEAAFQAGLVTDGTIAQSEAQSKALWLLREAIVEGQRLAPGIQIKHDVSVQVSDMPGFVHAASEAVWRIHPDALINPFGHLGDGNIHFNVTLPAGSPPDAVKGVSEIVYRIIDDFGGSISAEHGIGRLKAVAYAARCPKPRADLAARLRKAVDPKGIMNPSVFRPAR